The genomic window aataatacattggtggtaagcagtatgaccatcactgcccacaacttctttgtgttctactcatgaatatcatctacgcatatacctggctctgatgccactgttggggaacgttgcatggaataCAAAAAAatatctacgcacacacaagatctatccatggagatgcacagcaacgagaggggagagtgtgtctacgtaccctcatagaccattaaGCAGAAacgtttatcaacacggttgatgtagtcgaacaccttcacgatccaaccgatcaagtgccgaacgtacgacacctccgtgttcagcacatgttcagctcgatgacgtcctcgccttcttgatccagcaagacggacgaagtagtagatgagttctgacagcactacagcgtggtgacggtggtggtgaacttGTTCCCACGGGGCTTCACCGTGCACTGCGGAAAAACTAGACGGAGGATGAAATTATGGAGAGGGGTGTTGGACACGGCTTAGGTATTGTCGTGGGTTGTGTGGAGCCccctccctctcacacacacacacacacacacacacacacacacacacacacacacatatatatatatatatatatatatgcatatataggtgggggagggaaGCAGCCAGGGAGCGCCCCAAGGTGGCCGGCTGGTCCAGTTGGGCGCCTTCCCCTTTCCTTCCTAGGGGTGTGGAGGAGAAGGCAGGAAGGGGGCTGCTCCTTGCCttagccccccctttccttccctataGGGCCAGCGGCTAGGGAGAGGGCACCtcggccccttgtgggctggtgtgttcctccCCTTTGCCCATTAGGCTGATATACTCCCAGCGggtctcccggaaccccttccagtgacacGATGAATACTTGGTGCATTCTGAAACCTTTCCGTAGACCAAATAATATCGTcttatatatcgatctttacctccagaccatttcggagctcctcatTGTGTCCGTAATCTCATCGGGGACTCCAAACAACTCTGTCACCAATTcacaactcatataatactatatcatcaacgaacgttaagcgtgcggaccatatgggttcgagaatgatgtaggcatgaccgagacacctctctggtcaataaccaatagtgggacctggatgcccatattggttcctacatattctacgaagatctttatcggacgaaccttatgacaacatacgtgattccctttgtctgtcggtatgttacttgctcgagattcgatcgtcggtatcttcatacctagttcaatcttgttattggcaagtctctttactccttctgtaatacatcatctcataactaattccttagtcactttgcttgcaagcttcttgtgatgatgtattaccgagagggcccagagatacctctccgatatactgacaaatcccaatcttgactCACGCCAagtcaacagacaccttcggagatacctgtagagcgtctttatgatcacccagttatgttgtgacagtTGATATAGCAcagggcattcctccggtatccgggagttgcatgatctcatggtcgaaggaacatgtatttgacattaagaaagcagtagcaataaactgaacgatcatatgctaagctaatggatgggtcttgtccatcacatcattctcctaatgatgtgatcccattatcaaatgataactcatgtctatggttaggaagccttaaccatcttttgatcaacgagctagtctagtagagcctcactagggacacaatatttgtttatgtatcgaTACATGTATTTAAGTTCAcggtcaatataattctagcatgaataataaacatttatcatgaataaggaaatataacaataacaactttattattgcctctagggcatatttccatcagatcGTGGGTAAGGTAAAGGTAGAGGCCAATCTTTGGGGTTTGGCTAGAGCTAAGCATTTGAGATATGTGATGCCGCGAGTATTCTTGTTGTCTCCGACTGTTACCAGTCGCCTCTGTAACTTGTAAACTCTTCTTaattaatgagatgaggcaaagcttttgcctccttTTTAGAAAAAATGTATTCAAAAAAAGTTGTTCAAACACATCTGTCTGGTATCgacaatgttcatgatttttggattCTATGAGTGATCCAAAAAGACTCTCCTGCATTTGGCACACATGACTTGTTGACATAATATCCGTAAAAGACTTGTTTTTCAAGGGACATGCCTTAAAAAGTTAGTATGAATATTATTACGGGAGAAAAAGATTCTAAGATTTGTGTGGGCTTTACATTTTCTTTGAAATAAGTAGGTGTTAAAGATTCCCACCAGATTCCTCCTTTTGCCTTATACCTGGTACTCCCTCTAGTTGGATTTATAAGTAGGGCATAGGTTTTTAGGTCTTTGATTGGACTAATAAAACATCTATAGCATACCAAAAATTATATGGTTAGAAACTTCATTTGGCAACTATATATATTTGAAAAATATAATACATGTTTTTCTAGTCAAATTCAAGACCCAAAACCCCGTACCTGACTTATAAACCCAATTGTTGGAGCATTAGGATACCATAAATTGTAAAATTCATAACATGAATATAATCTTCTAGCTACCATCAGCGCACTACAATTGATGGATTGATGTATCTTTGTATTAATGTAAAAAATGGAACAAAAGCTAGAATAGTATTTTAGACTTAGGACATAAACAAAAATGTTAATCAATAAGTCTAATCAAGGCTTCATAATCATGGTCGACCTAGCATAGCAATTTTGACATTATATCTTAatgtttgtttcttttctttctttcttttttgcggaGGGGAAAGGAATTCTCATTACTCAAGGAGGCTTCTCAGCGAGAGCCGGGTTTACAACAAAGTCCATCCTGGCAGTAAGCCAGACTGCCGTGCGCGGAGTGCTACGGCCATAGGCAGCCAACTCATGACTAACCATGTTCTGCAGACGGCTACGAAGAGTAAAAGAGATCTCCCTAGCATCGCTTCCAGCCAACCTATGAATCTCCTATATAAGTGCACGATGTGACGATCTATGCATCTCACACGCTGTAATCATCGACACCGCCTCCGCGCTATCCAACTCAACCAGAATAGGTAGGTTGGATCGGTGCAAGGCCAGCTCCAAGTCTGCACTCTGCTAGCTCCGACTCCAAAGTGTTATCGCATGTGCGTAGCTCCGTACATGCATTGTAGATGATCTCGCCTCTGTCATCACGCATGATCATACCTCCTCCCGCCGCACCTGTGGCCGCTATGTAGGTCCCATCCGTGTTCAACTTAACCCAGCCTGGCTGGGGCGGTACCCAGCGTGCGTGAACCTTGAGCGCCGTACTTTCTGGAGCGCGTGGTGGTGAAGGTAGGACCACCATCTTCCCTTTCTCTAGGTTACCATCAGGATGTTGTTGTATGCACAGGGGTGAGTTGATGTACCCGTGCAAAAAGCGTCAAGAGGCTTCGGCAGTGGGCGGCGCCTTGTCGTGTGTGATCTCATTCCGGACATGCCATACTCTCCACATGGTCATAAGATTCATAATGTTTGTTTCAACTTTCAACATATTGTGTACTAATGCCATGAGATTCATAATTTATATATGGGATCACACTCACATGGAAAGAAAAGATGGGAGCACATATCATCATTCAGATGAAAAAACAGTAAGAGTGAAGCATGAGGACAAAAATGGTATATTCTGCTGAGCACCAAGTCTCACCAACCATGTGTGCACGCTATAACAAAGTTACAAGCTTGGACTCTTTTCCCATTTGACAAAGTCCAACATTGTAGACACTTAAAAAAGGTTTCAGTGATTCTGTTATGCCCCGTTGGATAGAATTAGCAGTTGATCCAAAGGCTTGCTTCTCTCGCAATCAtcctaagggccagttcttttgggcaattctcTCAGAATtaaccccctccccagcttctcccggAGTTGTTACTCCATCTTTTTTTACAATTCCTAACTAATTAGACCTTAACTTGTTAGAAATTGTAAAAAAAATATCAAGTGGCAATTCTGAAAGAAGCTGTGGGGAGGGGGTCAATTCTGggagaattgcccaaaagaactggcccgcTAGACAAATAGCTTGGTCTAACCCGCTTTTACCTATTTTAGTGTTTGCATATGACTTGCACTTGCATATTTTCGTGGCTAATTTTCTACAATATATTATGACACACACAAGCGCTGCGTAGCACAGCACATCAACCATAAACTGAGTCCTAGTAGTTTTGTCAGGTTTAACTGCTTTCATGGTAAATAATGAATAGAAGTTGCTAAACCGAGAGCTATGATCGCAAGCAATTTGGAATGCTACCTTGAGAGAAATAATCTGCAATTTGCCTATTTGCGTATTCACAGATGACCGATGTTCTGCAGTAACATCCCCGGCTGCAAAAAAGTATAAATGCGCTACATCTGTCAAAGAGAAAAGAGCTTAAAAGATAAAACCAACGAGATAAGAGAGAGATCCACGCCTACATCTTCAGTCATGGATTGGAGATGGCCTGAGCGAGTGTGCATACAAAGAGGCATTGTGTCAGCCGTATAGGGCTGCTGAAATTTCACTTTGCTTGCCTTCTTTTCTCTAACCTGGCAGTTCAATCAAAGCTAGGGAATGTCATGACCTATAAGATACGAGTATATCGGATCTGCTGACATAGTAATCCTTTCGTCACATGCCGAAAAATCAGATCATCTCGCTTTGCAATCAAGCAAACAAACGATTTAATCATTGCACTCCCAAAACAATAATAAATCCAAGAGATGTCTACATCATGTAGCCTAAAACAATCAACTCATCAATTCGGTCATACGCTACCACTCACAAAAAACGGAAACTTTGTTCGCAACAAACACCAGTACACCGTACACGACGCACCATCCATCATTGAACCGAGATCGTCTTTTGTACTGTAATGCGTGGAGAAAAGTGCTGCCAATGCAAGGTTGGAAAGCTTCTACAGTGATGAATGGATATATTGGAGCAGACCAATGACCCCACTCGAGTAAGCATCATACCGTCCATTGTGCTGTGTCAGTAAAGGCACTCATGTCTGATTGATCAAGACATTAAAAAGTTGCTGACACTTTACATTTCTTACTCAAGTTACCCTACCAGGCAAGCAGATCCAGTCATTTGCATTCACAAACTTCAGACAACAAACAGATATCGCAATAAGTTACGTACTTAGGACCACATTTTACATTTCAACTGCGTTAAGACAGAAGAAAAGCGAGAAAACCTAGGACTCAGCACCATCATCAATAGTGGTATAGTTCAGGAATTATAGTTCAGTGACATCATAAGCACAAGAAATGATATAAGGCACCAGTTTATAAGTGTTAAAGGGATATATATGATCGAATGCATAGGAAACAATGTCGTTCAAATAACAGATGAGCAAGTGGAGTTAAGAAAACAGAGGACCTCAATTCGATGCCGCGTTTATTAATAAGGCAAGTGCCAAAGTTTTTTCTTTCTGAAGGGTGGTAAACATTTGTGGCTACACCATCCATTTTCACCCAGAGAGTTTGACCACAACGAGCAATACAGAATATGTTAAAACCTAGTAGTAGACAGCAGGTCAGGAGCACATGGGCTAACCTCCCACTGCAACAAATAATTTCCGAGATGGGCGGCATTGATTCAATTTAAAGCACTGCAGCCTGGTAGGTCATGGCACCCAACTGGCACCTAAAATATTGGTACCAGACCAGATCATGGCACCTAAAACATGATGCTCAGTTGCTCATTAACATACGCAAAAGAAGACAAAGTATAAGACTGCAATACCTGCAACATGTTCGTTCTAAACTGGAATGATAACCAATGCAAGGAACTAAAACAGAAAGGGTTGAACAACCCACTTGAATAAACTGCAGCTCCCTTCTAAAAGCAGGAGGCACGCCTTTTCTCTGCTGAGTAGATGAATGACTGAAATACACAGATGCATAATGAACAAAATTGAGTTGATTTAGCCATGGTGTCTCTACAAGGAACAGCTCCAGCAAAAGGGAATGAACTCTAATAATGTAGAAGGTGTTGAGCTGAGAACAGTAAGACCAAAAAAAATATGGCAAGGCTACTGGCCATCATCAAGCAACAGGTTGCAATTCTTCAGTAAGATGACCCTGGAAAAGGGTGTCATATCTCAAGCTCCTTGTGACATCAAAGAAATGTGCTACAGCTTCTTCTGGTGTTTTTTGAAGAACACCATGGCCCAAGTTAAGTATATGACCTTTCGGACCAGCTGCTTTCACAACCCTGCATAGTATAACATGTGGGGAAACAATCATTAGCAATACCTACAAATGTATTTTGAAAATAGTGAGTGAATTGTGCAACCCAGTTAGATCATCAACTGATACAAAGTTCTATGACATATTACAAACCCTAAAGACCTAAAATTGCAGCACTTAGAAGTTAAAACTAATGTATCCCTGCCAAAAGAGAATGCAACACCCTgtgatcatgtgatgtgatcatCTATTTATTGTTTTACAACCAGAAGTTGGAAGACATTTAAAGATGAACACTGCAAAATACAAATAGCTTACTTGGTACGAAATTGAACGAATGCTTCAGAAATGAAATCAGTTGCACAAGTGGCACAGTTGCACTGAGATGAACTAAGAAGGCCTTAATAGGCCATACAACATAGGGTCAATGACAGTGACGAAGCCTAGTACAAGCTGTGTGGTGAATTGACCACACGGCATTTTTGCAAAACCCTTAAGCACTAGTAAAATTTATGCAAAAGATAGTATAAACTGTAGACACAAATTTAAATTGACATCACATGCTTGAATTCCTTGCACAGCCATTGGTTGATGAGTGAAGACTTAACATGAATAACTGATGACAAAACAGATAACACAAATAAAGAAGTTTGTAGGCCTCACTGATAAGCTGTTCGGTGTGTATTCATATAAAAACTAAAATAACATAAATAAATGCACGATGAAGTATTGACTAAcctatgaatttcatcagtcaatACTGGTAATGGGGAAAATAGATATGCTGGGTCCACATTCCCTTGTACACTAATTCCATCACCAACGCGCCTCCTTCCATCTGCCATATCCACTGTCCAGTCAAGTCCAATAACATCAACTCCTATGTCCTTCATGCGCTCGAGCAAGCCTCCATTTCCATTTATATACAGCACAAGTGGTATGTGAGGGCATTCTGTCTTAATCTTAGCCACAATCTGCCaatgaaatattttcataaagatcaaaataACATAATCAACAGAACTCTTTAACTTTTGCTAACCTTACAAACTATGTACTCAAAGGTTTAAATTGAACTCTTTAGGTTGCATTAGATATTCATTTTAAAGTGATAGGGCTCAAAAGAAATCACCATTTATGACCAAAATAAGTCATCAGTATGTGCCAATGGCGTTTTACCTCCTTGCAGATATATAAAGTCAAGTATAGCACAATACAGTATCCAAATGCATGTATATAAGAACATGTTGCTGACATGAACATGGTTCATGTTTCTGACTGTTTGTATTGATTCTTGCATGCTCGTTGTGTGTTCCTTATCGGATTATAGAAGAACTTGCAATCATAACCGTACAGTTTCGTAAAGTGGGTACAGTATACTAGCAGTTACTAAGAGTTTAAAGTAGCACGTCATATCAGAAGTATTTGAGTATAAACACAACGAAAGATATTTTACAATACACGTTGAACTTGGGAACATAACACTGACAATCACTAATGCTCTATTATATGGTGCAACTCCAACCTGGTTGACACTAGACACACCAGCCACAATGTCATAAGGAAATAGATAAGAGCGAGAGAAAGGAAGGAACAGGTACTTGTCTGATATATGGTTTTGACCATTGCTCCCACACATGAGGTGGAAGTTGCCCACCCCATGAATCAAATATCTGTATACACTGAGCACCAGAGTTTACTTGGTAAATGATATAGTCAGATATAGCTTCTGCGAGGTGAGAGAGAAGGCCCCTCAAGACATTTGGTGCTGTGTGGCACATGCGCTTTATATTTGTGTAAGTGTTGGTCATC from Triticum aestivum cultivar Chinese Spring chromosome 3B, IWGSC CS RefSeq v2.1, whole genome shotgun sequence includes these protein-coding regions:
- the LOC123070166 gene encoding uroporphyrinogen decarboxylase 1, chloroplastic; translation: MLSPATTATAAAFLSAAPASSSSTHRRRSRRAAISASLSSEEPLLIRAARGEDGLPRPPAWMMRQAGRYMASYQALSKRHPSFRERSETTDLIVEITLQPWHAFAPDGVILFSDILTPLPAIGVPFDISESKGPVIQSPVRTEEQVRELVPIDLDKLQFVGESLKILRNEIDGKAALLGFVGAPWTIATYVVEGGMTNTYTNIKRMCHTAPNVLRGLLSHLAEAISDYIIYQVNSGAQCIQIFDSWGGQLPPHVWEQWSKPYIRQIVAKIKTECPHIPLVLYINGNGGLLERMKDIGVDVIGLDWTVDMADGRRRVGDGISVQGNVDPAYLFSPLPVLTDEIHRVVKAAGPKGHILNLGHGVLQKTPEEAVAHFFDVTRSLRYDTLFQGHLTEELQPVA